GAGAATAAAACCAAGAAAAGAACTAGCTTTATTGGTAATCCCCTCATTAATTATCTCCTTAGTAACTTATTAATCTCACTATAATGATGACTAATGAAGCTACAAGCggttttaattatatataggtTTAAGATAAGAAAAGagtcaaaatatgaaaattagattcttataaattgtttttggcataatacataaatatgaactTTAACTTGGCCTCATTTCATATTTATGCTCTCCAATTTTGGATGTGCACAAattgacacttaaacttgtataaaattgaacaagtagacacacacgTCCTACGTGACACAATACACGTAGGACGCCACACATGacacaaaattgtcatgtaggacgaatttatctatttgttcaagttttggatagttaaaaTGTGTACTTGTACATTAGTAAAGTTAGAGGTCATAATTGTCAGCTAAAAGAAAATTAAGagtcatatttatatattatgtcatTGTTTTTTTTCATAGCATTGTTTTTGTCTAAGACCAATACAACTATATTTTTGTTGGAGCCTGccaactaattattaattagataGCCTTAAATAAGGTTCATTTTACTTATTTGTAATCGATAGGATATTAACTTTTGTGAATGTTTTTATTTCCCTAAgagattatttaatttaaaatatttaaagaaaaagacAAAGTAGTAAATTACAAATGTTGTTATACATCCAAAAAATTCTCATTGTAATTCTCTTTCTCGTAATCGTCTCTTCCACGTCACAACATATAATTTagaatcataatatatatatatttgaaaaaatgacccttttatattgtttttttgGAATTTATGAACCTTTAGATCATAGTCTAAAGAATTCTATCCGGTGAAAAAATGTTAAATCACAATCTAAAATTTTATAAgttattgtaaatattaaaaccaTAATCAAAAACATATCGaacaatatcaaaaacataGCTAACAGGTTGTTTGGATAgttattgtcacgatccaaaatgggccatgagtggcactcacacttaacctcctgggtgggagaaccaacgatacaaaccccaactaataaatatgacaataacgcggaagctcaattaaatacgtttttcccaaaacctgaaagtcatcacatgaagaacatctaaattctaaaacaaaatctcgaattatcaaacaccaaataaatatataacataacgtgtccgaaaactaaggacaccatgccatgacaagagattccatcgccagctagaaggatagctcaccctgaaatcttatgaactggagactgactagagttATGGTCGAGTcaaagtcggtggaacactcgctgcactccacaaaataaaacaagaaaagatacaagtaggggtcagtacaggacaacattaactgagtaggtatcatcggccgactcaaaataggaatcaatatgcaataagtaatagcggaaaatcaaccgtagcacttaacaggtggcaaccaacaagatcaagatcaagtgacaacacaatgaacaatttcataaccaatcaacagtattaagatcacacatgaggactcaagcctccatatcacactcttttggaaaatgagttattggagattgggtagtattaagtcattttaatttattttcctttaatattaccatgtcggaacgtgacacccgatctaaatataccgtgttggaacgtgatacccgatccaaatatatcgtgtcggaacgtgacacaaatataccgtgtcagaatgtgacacccgattcaaatatatcgtgtcagaaagtgacacccgatccaaatatatcgtgttggaacgtgacacccgatccaaatataccgtgtcggaatgtgacatccgatccaaatataccatgtcggctcgtgacacccgatccagatATAATTGccttatcattctttattattacatttcacttcattaataatatttcatcaagccttctatattcaagacaccatttttgataggcaagttcaagattatgaatttcatggcctccgaatttcagaccaatcacaacaacatatcaatcatccaaaccacaacaattaaatgcgtagtaaactttacacattactcaatggatatcaatcactattaagagtctatctatgatatagaataaaaatcataacctacctcaaccgaagaaccgaagtaaagcaatctaatccaccaatgtctttcctttctttaatgcctcagaccaatttcaatctatcaaatatataatatttataagtaaactaatccataaacaccaatattatatatatgtttaacctagacccaataactcacctaattctataaacacgttcctaattTTGATGCTACTTAACATGttaactcccatattttctgaatttcaaaattagggttaaacctcaattaaattaaataatcactttaaaacttgagcctttcgtaatGCTTCCGAActatcaaaatctgttcaaatacataatcttcataagaatacgaatccaatgacacccatattgctatatttatttttggatcaaaaattgggtcaaaaagtcatcccgagtcattgaagtcaaatctgaaattttctttccgattatgttcactcatgataataTAAAcccacatgtcaaatttcagctaaaacggatcttttttcgacccccaaatcaagattttatgtgaagacatctagggtcatattttcttatttcagcgttatttgtccaccaatataccctaaaaatatgttcataatcacataaaaatttaatgaaaaggatgagaataattaccttgatgctttggaataaaaatttctatttttctcttctcctttatttttcttttctttcttcctccgtatttatTTTTCCCAGTTTCTGCGTTCTGTGTTGAGGGGGAAAAAAGCAAGAAAACCCTTTTCTTTCACTTGCTCGTCGCTGTTCTCTTCTGTTTTTTTCCCTCAaactaatatgtattaaaattaataaaccctatcattttcctttaataattggtatagagtattaattgAATTAACACTTTAatccattaatttaattagttatttaaattcacccctcaactaaataatcatagttattgaatagtccaaaatacccattaaaaatttatgggatgagtattttatgaaataaaaagctctacttctcaaaacgacctaatagGTCGTTACAGTTATTACcgattgtattatattatattgttagtttaaatacaatatttattttacttattacttaaattttataatatcaTATCGTTAAATTCATCGGcatataaaaatgaaaattttcattttctgGGGTACCAATTTGGTATGGTTGTGtcattatcttttttcttttccccaggttgtatttatttattatctaaTAGAATctaataatcatattttatccTTTATCATTCTATCTTTTTAGTATTTTACCTCCTACTCTACTTTTCTTGTAAATTTATCTTTCAAATTAGGCCAAATACATAAAGAGCCTATCTAACTTGCCCTCATTTTTTGTTTTGGTGCTGTATTTTAGTCTTGTTCCATTTTAACCcttaaactttattttttatgaaccgtttaaacacaaaatactaatttttatgattttcttatttttgttttatgttCTTTAACAGCAGCtttgtattttaaaaattgacATACGTCCTTTAgttttagtaaaaataaaaattgtgaacgaatattgattttttttagaaaaagaaataattttttttgaaattctctGTATTTTTGCGTGAAAAAGGTGTTTCGATTTTCTTCCTTAaacaatcaattaaattaaataacaccacatattttatttttttcatatcatcCAGGCTATCTGGATTTAACGCAAATACTCTCTTTTCTACTtttttctttaactcaatacaaaaaaaaaaagaacgcTTCTTCAATATAGGTTAAAAAAGAATCTTATTCATTGCgaataagaaaaaaatgctAAAACTActttttcattttgaaaaaTGAGAGTAAGTTAaagaggttttttttttcttttcttttttggggtcTAAGTTAGAGGGGCTATCTATATATTTGGCCTTCAAATTACTTATGTGTAACTTTATATATCGacgaaaaataatacaatacaatacaatatgaAACAACCAGAAAGTGTAAATCATAATACCAATCTAATCTAAGAGGGAACTTGATACAATTTATTTTCCCTTAAACAAGTCTGTATAAGCCAAAAATTGTTTTGATCACACCTCTCCAAGAGATGTTGATATTGTACATTTTATATTGAAAAACTTTCTATAAGCCACAAAATTGTTTTTGATACAAAACTTCTACATCTCCCCGTGAGATATAGAAGCACTATTATGACACCATTCTTGTAAAAGATTtaacaaatgaaaagaaaaacttTACATCTACATACATGAACAAAATCTAGCCACGGCCAGCCAgcggaaaaaaaaaaagaacagcACGTTCACTAGATCGAACGATGAACTTGTCGTTGTCTGACAGCACACCCTTGTAACGAGCATTGCTCATTTACAAGATTTACTCACAGTTGCAGTTTAGTGTAACAAGTGTTTCAACTAGGAGCAACAGTTTCCGCTACGTTGAGACTTGTGCACTTCTTTCTGTTTCAAAATTTGTTTTTTCACTACTGCAGAACCTTTCTCCAGTAGACTTGGTACATCCAGCATCTGTAAAAGCAAAATTCGAGTAGTTTACCAAAACATCAAGTGTACGGAATCACACGCTGCAACAACTAGCTCGCGGAGTTGAAGAAAACTTAATATGTTAAACAAGCAGGCAATATGAAAATACATTGAATGCTTCCAACTGATAAACTGCAGAATTGAGCTATCGTCTTTCAGGACCAGAAGAGAGACGCAGAACAGTTCAAAGCACATCTCTCCTAGCCGCTTCATCAAGTCTTAGATACTAATGCTTTGAAGTGAAATATTTGGCAAACGAACCAAACTAACAAAAAGCATAGTGTGGCATTCGTACTAAAGAAATATGTCTCATATTTTAAACTTACAAGTTACAGCAATTAGGACATCAGCTCAGAAAATATAGCTGTACAAAGAGTTATTTCCCTGCATTTCGAAACAACTAGATACTCTACCCTGTGTATTGGTAAACCAAACATCTATACGCGTGCCCACAAGAAACTTTGATCAACAATAGCGGAAAAAAGAGTCTTTTGAGTATACCCTCAGTGTGAGATCTTTAAAACACAGCTGCACATTTTCTCTTGTCTTAGCACTACATTCAAGAAATAAACAATTGTGCTCCTTTGCAAATGCCAGGCCTTCTTCTCTAGTTACAGCTCTTTCACTATCCTGGAAATAGGTTGTCAGTAAAATGAGCAACTTCACCGTAGCTGagcttgatatttttcttttttggtgcATATATGTTAAAGATGAGAATACTTGAGCATGATTGTTTGAGGGAAATTATTAGATGATCACAGATGACTTTAGTAATATTTTTGGATGTCAAAAGCGAGGTGTGAAATACTTCcaacttcaagaaaatttgactttgaATGAGTTGAGTTGCAACGTGCATTTGTAGATTAGGTTCATAGACAGTGACTCGAGAATAATCATcaaatgatcaaagcatttcaCTCTTTTAGTAATTCTTTTCCACGGCGTAAATAGGACTTCTTTTCAAATACAAATGAACCACCAAATGAATGGATTACCTAACATTCGACGTTATCATGATACAAAAGGATAAGCACACTCACCCTATCAACTTTGTTCCCAACTAGCATCTTGATACACTCGGGATTCGTGGAGTAAGACTTAATATCCTTCGCCCAAGTTTCTGATAAGTTTGTAAAGGTCTCTCGCCTTGTTACATCATACACTAAGATTAGCAAAGATCAATATTAGTTAACACCAAGAATAGCAACTAGCACTTCCATGAAAAGAATAAGTACAAATAACATGGTTTAGCAGTTCACTTCTGCAGCAATGATATAAATTAAGCCACCTATCTAACGATCATAAACTAATTCAGAAAGTAAGAGAAATTATCTCTGATGTCTTACCTAGTATTATCCCGTGAGCCCCTCGATAGTATGAGCTTGTTAATGCACCAAACCTCTCTTGTCCAGCTGCAGAGAGATGACGGATACTCAAAAGCCTTACTTAAAATTGCAAAAAAGGGGAATTTGGCTACTTTTAAGAAGTATAAGTTGAGTAACATGATATTTATATCAGTGCACTTTTAGGAAGAAGGCACACATCTACCGACTACCAATACTGCTTTTACTGAACATattgtactttattttatttttggcacCATAAGGTAGTATAATTTCCAATATAAAATAGCGTAACGTCAAAGTTATATTTTATTACCTGTATCCCAAATGGTTAATTTCAACCTCTTGCCGCCAACTGTTAGCATCCTGATTTTGAAGTCCACACCTTAACATTTCAAATAAAACATCAGAGATCCGCTTTCTCCATTTCCTTAGGTAATCAAAGTAATAAATTGAAAGACGTTCATCCCTCTCAATGAGGGAAAAACAGAATATAAAGCCACTAGGTGCTTTAATAGAGGAGATTTCTCCTATTGTTAATGAAAAACTAATGTAGAACAATCTTCTGATTCTGGAGGAAACAAAACGAAATTTAAGTGCATCGCAAGTGCAATAAAAATACATGCTTATGCCTGTCCTTCCTTAAGAAAGACATATAATTATCTCTCATTAAATATTTCACTCAATTAACACTACTAATTGGAGCAATGATGTATTTCGAAAAAAAGAAAGGTACTGTAATAATACTCCTCGTTTGTCAAAAATGTCAAATATGTGCATCGCAAGTGCAATAAAAATACATGCTTATGCCTGTCCTTCCTTAAGAAAGACATATAATTATCTCTCATTAAATATTTCACTCAATTAACACTACTAATTGGAGCAATGATGTATTTCGAAAAAAAGAAAGGTACTGTAATAATACTCCTCGTTTGTCAAAAATGTCAACTATTCAAAAACAAATCAAATCTGCCAAAACAAATTATATCTGGTACCAGAAAGAGTAACACATAATACAGGTCAGTTCCCAGGTTAGTAACCTGAGGAACACCATAGCGGAAATCAGGGCGGGGCTAGATATAGCTCGGCCTATGATTTCAGCAGAACCAGCAGCTTTAGCTCAAAGCCTCAAACTCTGTATATGTATTCAAAAATTCcacttaatatatatacataacttaTTAAGAACTCAATGAACTAAAATCCAAAATTCATAACTCAAAATTCTAGCTCCGCCTATGATCCAGAATCCATCAACTCAAAATACTAGCTCCGCCTACGATATAGAATCCATCAACTCAAAATCCTAGCTCGGCTTATGATCCAAAATCCATCAACTCAAAATCCTAGCTCCACCTATGATACAAAATCCATCAACTCAAAATCCTAGCTCCGCCTATGATCCAAAATCCATCAACTCAAAATCCTAGCTCCACCTATGATACAAAAtccatcaactcaaaattctaGCTCCGCCTATGATACAAAATCCATTAACTCAAAATCCTAGCTTCGCCTATAATCCAAAATCCAtcaactcaaatcaactcaaaattctaGCTCCGCATATGATACAAAAtccatcaactcaaaattctaGCTCCATCCATGATCCAGAATTCATTAACTCAAAATTCTAGCTCCGTTTATACTCCAAAATCCATTAACTCAAAGTCCTAGCTCCGCCTATGATCAAAAATCCATTAACTCAAAATTCTAGCTTTGCCCATGTTCTAGAATCCATTAACTCAAAATTCTAGCTCCATCTATCCTCCAAAAtccatcaactcaaaattctaGCTCCACCCTATGGAACGGAAATTATTAGaatcaaacaacaacaacaacatcccaTTATAATAACACAAGTGGGGTCCAGAAAGAATAGtgtgtacgcagccttacctctacctctacccctaACTTGAGACGACAGAGAGACTGTTTCCAATCAAACTCAaccaaacaaaaaacaaaaatatgacaTATATCTAACAAAGATCAAAACTTTAAaggaaaacaacaacaacaacaaaaaccaaaCAAAACTATAAAAAGGgtgtttcaatttttatttaccaACAGTTGGAGAAAGATCTTGAGGAGGATGGTGTGAAATAAAAGTGAGAAGAAGACTACTTTTTCCAACCCCAGAATCTCCAACAAGCAGAATCTTGAATGAATAATCATAGCTACTACTAAATCCAACGTTCTCATTCTTCCCCGTACCCatcatcaagaaaaaaaaacactaaTTTTAAGTCCACATACTTGAAcacttacaaaaaaaattaaaaaatctctttttttctcaaaatctcACACTCAAAAGTTGTAGTTGGAAACAAGAAAGAAAacccaaattttaaaaaaaaatgaacagTGGGTACtgaaaatgttttaaattataaaaaaatagaattttgaaaattaaaaaaaaaagattttggaGTTGGCGGGTGAAATAGTAAAATATTCAGTAGGACAAATGTTGTCTTTTTATAGAGACATTTGTGTGGAAGATCTGTACACGCGCCAGCATTAGAAAGTAGTTATCATCTCATTTAAAAGACCCATTATTGTTGAACGTTCGATTTTCGATacgatatttttaaaatttggtctcagataattaaaaatagatattttcgtcatttaaatttatttgtgttattttcTTGCTGATTCatttgaaaaagaatattttaatttttttatcaattttttaattttaacttttttatatgatatacttaagagttaaaattataaaattttaaaattttatttacttttttaaaattcgTGTTATATTAAAatcagataaataaattaaaatagataaaatacTTAATACTACAGTTTTAAAATTTGGTCTGATATAATCAAACTTTGATaggataaattttaattttataattcaacttacGTTGTGCctctattttttaattatttcttgttTGTCTTCTTTTGTTTGAAAGTTTTCCAGGTTTCGTGCATTCATTAGACAATATTTACGTATTAAAAACTCTTTCGTAATGATAGTATTTTGTAACATCATCATGAAATCTATAAATTGacttatataatattaaaagttTAGTTAATTTAATGTGTACATATGGAGTAATGTTGAATAAACTAGTTGAAGCTGTTCAAAA
This Solanum dulcamara chromosome 1, daSolDulc1.2, whole genome shotgun sequence DNA region includes the following protein-coding sequences:
- the LOC129899350 gene encoding ras-related protein RABC2a-like, with translation MMGTGKNENVGFSSSYDYSFKILLVGDSGVGKSSLLLTFISHHPPQDLSPTVGVDFKIRMLTVGGKRLKLTIWDTAGQERFGALTSSYYRGAHGIILVYDVTRRETFTNLSETWAKDIKSYSTNPECIKMLVGNKVDRDSERAVTREEGLAFAKEHNCLFLECSAKTRENVQLCFKDLTLRMLDVPSLLEKGSAVVKKQILKQKEVHKSQRSGNCCS